A region from the Methanofollis liminatans DSM 4140 genome encodes:
- a CDS encoding DHH family phosphoesterase, whose protein sequence is MSIQAAAERVAAQILATDFVEVYAHHDADGIAAAAILCQAMLRAGRRFRLRVRQSIGTEDIVHPESTLLCDFGAGLADLPGTVMIVDHHVPHFEGPFHVNPRLAGIDGEQDLTASGTAYLVAQEMGDNRDLAGLALLGVFGDGQRFSGMNLEILNEGIANGFIVPERGFALPGASVREALGTAVTPYIPGVSGNAATITRILEQAAGEEAVATDLLLSLLVLEAGEETAPSVFSRLYGGRYRLEREVIDDARTLAAVIDGCGQQGRGGLAAAVCLRSPDLVAEAEEVAAAYRARVLAAVMAAERVEETGRIYRVADAGAASGVADCLANDVRQAAPVAVVAENGACWQISARCPPGVDLDLEALLRRLAAETGGSGGGHRSRAGARIPLDRIDEFEAGFLRGIAA, encoded by the coding sequence ATGTCCATTCAGGCCGCTGCCGAACGGGTTGCGGCGCAGATCCTCGCGACCGATTTTGTCGAGGTCTACGCCCACCATGACGCCGACGGGATCGCCGCGGCGGCGATCCTCTGTCAGGCGATGCTCCGCGCGGGGCGCAGGTTCAGACTGCGGGTCCGCCAGAGCATCGGGACAGAGGATATCGTCCACCCTGAGTCGACCCTGCTCTGCGATTTCGGCGCCGGCCTTGCCGATCTGCCCGGGACGGTGATGATCGTCGACCACCACGTCCCGCACTTCGAGGGGCCCTTCCACGTGAACCCCCGCCTGGCCGGGATCGACGGCGAGCAGGACCTCACCGCATCCGGGACCGCCTACCTGGTGGCGCAGGAGATGGGGGACAACCGCGACCTTGCAGGGCTCGCCCTGCTCGGGGTCTTCGGGGACGGTCAGCGGTTTTCCGGGATGAACCTGGAGATCCTCAACGAGGGGATCGCAAACGGGTTTATCGTCCCGGAGCGAGGGTTCGCCCTCCCGGGCGCTTCGGTCCGCGAAGCCCTGGGGACCGCCGTCACCCCGTATATCCCCGGCGTCAGCGGGAACGCCGCTACGATCACCCGCATCCTTGAGCAGGCGGCCGGGGAGGAGGCGGTCGCAACCGATCTCCTCCTCTCCCTCCTGGTCCTTGAGGCAGGCGAGGAGACGGCGCCGTCCGTCTTCTCGCGGCTGTACGGCGGGCGCTACCGGCTCGAGCGCGAGGTGATCGACGACGCCCGCACCCTTGCGGCCGTCATCGACGGCTGCGGCCAGCAGGGCCGCGGCGGCCTCGCCGCTGCGGTCTGCCTGCGCTCTCCCGACCTCGTCGCCGAGGCCGAAGAGGTCGCCGCCGCATACCGGGCGCGGGTGCTCGCCGCCGTCATGGCGGCTGAGCGTGTCGAGGAGACCGGGCGGATCTACCGGGTCGCGGACGCCGGAGCGGCGAGCGGCGTTGCCGATTGCCTGGCAAACGACGTCAGGCAGGCGGCGCCGGTGGCCGTGGTCGCGGAGAACGGCGCCTGCTGGCAGATTTCAGCGCGCTGTCCGCCCGGGGTCGATCTCGACCTCGAGGCCCTGCTCCGCCGCCTGGCGGCA
- a CDS encoding 30S ribosomal protein S15 yields MARMHARRRGKSGSVAPYRTEAPEWTGISADEAEKVVVDLRKKGKSSSEIGFVLRDKYGVPDVKLVAGKKIGEILSQNGLEQEIPEDLRNLIAKALGMRKHLAENKKDLHNKRQLQLTESKVRRLVKYYRSSGKLAKDWTYKPETAEILLSR; encoded by the coding sequence ATGGCACGAATGCATGCACGGCGGAGAGGCAAGTCCGGCTCAGTCGCACCGTACCGCACCGAGGCACCGGAATGGACCGGGATCTCGGCGGACGAGGCAGAGAAGGTTGTTGTCGATCTCCGTAAGAAAGGCAAATCCAGCAGCGAGATCGGGTTCGTCCTGAGAGACAAGTACGGCGTTCCGGACGTGAAACTCGTGGCCGGGAAGAAGATCGGCGAGATCCTCAGCCAGAACGGGCTCGAGCAGGAGATCCCCGAGGACCTCAGGAACCTTATCGCAAAGGCGCTCGGCATGCGCAAGCACCTTGCGGAGAACAAGAAGGACCTGCACAACAAGCGGCAGCTCCAGCTCACCGAGTCGAAGGTGCGCCGCCTGGTGAAGTACTACCGTTCGAGCGGCAAGCTCGCAAAGGACTGGACCTACAAGCCGGAGACTGCCGAGATTCTCCTCTCCAGATAA
- a CDS encoding GAF domain-containing protein — MMPPFPSLRLPERWQIPVLAVAGVGALAATTMAAAAGFTAVIAQTFYIPIILAVVWYRWRGLAVVAAITAAYIPILGWFTGFASPAFPEAVARAAVMIAVAMVLAALSSHVSALARDYPGIFQHAGDGYIIVDQQSLAVLDLNRTAAEMIGFAPSEVVGRSLVSLFADPATAEGTAEALKAGQDLDVLEAALTMRGGGVRWVRIVSGSLPEDRVVCTLLDISRQKEDERTMRALARLAGESPDPVLRIGPGGQILYANEAAMAVIGAEAPGEKSEARAALSRAAAEATATGDQVELEVRVGNGTFLITVVPIEGEDYVNLYGKDITGIKAAETAIRLNEQRLEALRGLDRMYDAPLKAITDYALSCAISMTGSEHGYFAFLDPEERTLTMQSWSDRAMAVCRVENPQNTYILAETGLWGEPVRQRHRVILNDYAAPSPLKKGTPPGHPAIRRFLSVPVFEGERIVAVAGVINKAAPYDEDDARQFSLLMTGMWGLVRRKRYSDDLKRSEALYRTIFEATGAATMILDGDGMIVHANARFRHFGYDPADIVGRSAWTSVFDGPMHNAGWQYHQIHRIEREKVPVYEGQVLDADGKVRDALVTAAMIPETDLSVVSVMDITPLKEAEREIAVKNRELAALAEVSAITSSLLPIPERLDAALAKVLNLMDFETGAIYLFEGKGDVGVRVSQRWPADMEAPYEIKRLAVPSEPRYSSDRPEGVPPHIRERFASYASIPLKVGDEISGTLNMATRREHVFTTGEREFLETSGRAIGGAVLRARFSEDLERANADANLYLDIMTHDINNANTVAVGYCGLLLPRLAGKEHLMAKKVLAGIRQSIEIIMNVSTYRSLSQRATRVEPVPLDAAIRSEIARFSELDIRYAGTDAVVMADDLLTEVFTNLIGNAGKFGGPEVTVWIAVVKEDDRVAVTVADNGPGIPDDQKENVFGRFVRNAPRVSGKGLGLWICRMLAERYGGSIAAGDRVPGSPGEGAAITLVLRRAGD; from the coding sequence ATGATGCCCCCCTTTCCCTCGCTCCGCCTCCCGGAGCGCTGGCAGATCCCCGTCCTGGCCGTCGCCGGAGTGGGAGCGCTGGCAGCGACCACGATGGCGGCCGCAGCCGGTTTTACTGCCGTTATCGCCCAGACCTTCTATATCCCGATCATCCTGGCGGTCGTCTGGTACCGCTGGCGCGGGCTTGCGGTGGTGGCCGCCATTACCGCGGCGTATATCCCGATCCTTGGATGGTTTACCGGGTTCGCCTCCCCGGCATTCCCCGAAGCGGTCGCCCGCGCCGCCGTCATGATCGCCGTCGCCATGGTGCTGGCGGCGCTCTCCTCCCACGTGAGCGCCCTTGCGCGCGACTATCCCGGCATCTTCCAGCACGCCGGCGACGGATACATCATCGTCGATCAGCAGTCGCTTGCTGTTCTGGACCTGAACCGGACGGCGGCAGAGATGATCGGGTTTGCGCCGTCCGAGGTCGTGGGCCGCTCGCTCGTCTCCCTGTTTGCCGATCCCGCGACGGCCGAAGGGACGGCAGAGGCGCTGAAGGCCGGGCAGGACCTCGACGTCCTCGAAGCGGCGCTCACGATGCGGGGCGGCGGCGTCCGCTGGGTCAGGATCGTCTCGGGTTCGCTCCCCGAAGATCGGGTGGTCTGCACCCTCCTGGACATCTCCCGGCAGAAAGAGGACGAACGGACGATGAGGGCCCTTGCCAGGCTCGCCGGGGAAAGCCCCGACCCAGTCCTCAGGATCGGGCCGGGAGGGCAGATACTCTATGCAAACGAGGCGGCGATGGCGGTCATCGGGGCCGAAGCGCCCGGGGAGAAGAGTGAAGCACGGGCGGCACTCTCCCGCGCCGCCGCGGAGGCGACGGCCACCGGCGACCAGGTCGAACTCGAAGTCCGGGTCGGCAACGGGACCTTCCTGATCACGGTCGTCCCGATCGAGGGGGAAGACTACGTCAATCTCTACGGGAAGGATATCACCGGAATAAAGGCGGCGGAGACGGCGATCCGGCTGAACGAACAGCGTCTCGAAGCTCTGAGGGGGCTGGACCGGATGTACGACGCCCCCTTAAAGGCGATCACCGACTACGCCCTTTCCTGCGCCATATCGATGACCGGGAGCGAACACGGGTATTTCGCCTTCCTGGACCCGGAAGAGCGGACGCTGACGATGCAGTCCTGGTCAGACCGGGCGATGGCCGTCTGCCGGGTGGAGAACCCGCAGAACACGTATATCCTCGCCGAGACCGGGCTCTGGGGCGAACCGGTGCGGCAGCGCCACAGGGTGATCCTCAACGACTACGCCGCCCCCTCGCCGTTGAAGAAAGGCACCCCGCCGGGCCACCCGGCGATCAGGCGGTTTTTAAGCGTCCCGGTCTTCGAGGGGGAGCGGATCGTGGCGGTGGCCGGGGTGATCAACAAGGCCGCTCCCTATGACGAGGACGACGCCCGCCAGTTCTCCCTGCTGATGACAGGGATGTGGGGGCTGGTCAGGAGAAAACGGTATTCCGACGACCTGAAACGCTCGGAGGCCCTCTACCGCACGATCTTCGAGGCGACCGGGGCGGCGACGATGATCCTGGACGGCGACGGCATGATCGTCCACGCCAACGCGCGGTTCAGGCATTTCGGCTACGACCCCGCCGATATCGTCGGCCGGAGCGCCTGGACGTCGGTCTTCGACGGCCCGATGCACAATGCGGGCTGGCAGTACCACCAGATACACCGCATCGAGCGGGAGAAGGTGCCGGTGTACGAGGGGCAGGTGCTCGACGCCGACGGGAAGGTGCGCGACGCCCTGGTGACCGCCGCCATGATCCCGGAGACGGACCTGAGCGTGGTCTCGGTGATGGACATCACGCCCCTGAAGGAGGCGGAGCGGGAAATTGCCGTCAAGAACCGCGAACTCGCCGCCCTTGCGGAGGTCTCGGCGATCACTTCGTCGCTTCTGCCGATCCCCGAGCGTCTGGACGCCGCCCTGGCAAAAGTGCTGAACCTCATGGACTTTGAGACCGGGGCGATCTACCTCTTCGAGGGGAAGGGGGATGTCGGCGTCCGCGTCAGCCAGCGCTGGCCGGCCGACATGGAGGCGCCATACGAGATCAAACGGCTGGCGGTTCCCTCCGAGCCGCGGTATTCGTCAGACCGGCCCGAGGGCGTCCCCCCGCATATCAGGGAAAGGTTTGCGTCCTACGCCTCGATCCCGCTGAAGGTCGGGGACGAAATCTCCGGCACCCTGAACATGGCGACGCGAAGGGAGCACGTGTTCACGACCGGGGAGCGGGAGTTCCTGGAGACGTCCGGGCGGGCGATCGGGGGGGCGGTGCTGCGGGCGCGGTTCAGCGAGGACCTGGAACGGGCGAACGCCGACGCCAACCTCTACCTGGACATCATGACGCACGACATCAACAACGCCAACACGGTGGCGGTGGGCTACTGCGGCCTGCTCCTGCCCAGGCTCGCCGGGAAGGAGCACCTGATGGCGAAGAAGGTGCTCGCCGGGATCAGGCAGAGCATCGAGATCATCATGAATGTCTCGACCTACCGCTCCCTGAGCCAGCGGGCGACGCGGGTCGAGCCGGTGCCGCTGGACGCCGCCATCAGGAGCGAGATCGCCCGGTTCTCCGAGCTGGATATCAGGTACGCGGGGACCGATGCGGTCGTGATGGCCGACGACCTCCTCACCGAGGTGTTCACGAACCTGATCGGGAACGCCGGGAAGTTCGGGGGGCCCGAGGTGACCGTCTGGATCGCGGTGGTGAAGGAGGACGACCGCGTGGCGGTGACGGTGGCCGACAACGGCCCCGGCATCCCGGACGACCAGAAGGAGAACGTCTTCGGGCGGTTCGTGCGGAACGCCCCGCGGGTCTCGGGCAAGGGGCTCGGGCTCTGGATCTGCCGGATGCTCGCCGAGCGCTACGGCGGGAGCATCGCGGCCGGGGACCGCGTGCCGGGCAGTCCGGGGGAGGGGGCGGCGATCACCCTGGTGCTGCGGCGGGCCGGGGATTAA